One genomic region from Proteus vulgaris encodes:
- a CDS encoding YiiX/YebB-like N1pC/P60 family cysteine hydrolase yields the protein MESCLQVIVRTFNIVALFLAGAFYALALPHDLKNGDLVFRDGDEVISEIIKQVDKSGFSHVGMLWISDNGIQVIHSTPSEHSNIKDGVTVDSLEFFISRAKPNSVRFYQVKGSEEARKIAVQTALERVGENFSIQPGQGVYCTELVATAWLKAGVSISTGTRKLDMPFISDNPLIFPENLINSENIIQYPQ from the coding sequence ATGGAAAGTTGCCTTCAAGTGATTGTTCGCACATTTAATATTGTAGCTTTATTCTTAGCGGGTGCATTTTATGCACTCGCTTTGCCTCATGACTTAAAAAATGGTGATTTAGTTTTTCGTGATGGGGATGAAGTTATTAGTGAGATAATTAAACAAGTCGATAAAAGCGGGTTTAGCCACGTAGGTATGCTGTGGATCTCTGATAATGGTATTCAAGTGATCCATTCTACACCCAGTGAACATAGTAATATAAAAGATGGTGTTACTGTGGATAGTCTTGAATTTTTCATTAGTCGAGCAAAGCCTAATTCAGTTCGCTTTTACCAAGTGAAAGGAAGTGAAGAAGCAAGAAAGATTGCGGTGCAAACTGCATTAGAACGAGTAGGTGAAAATTTTAGTATTCAACCGGGGCAAGGTGTTTATTGCACTGAACTAGTTGCTACTGCATGGTTAAAAGCAGGGGTTTCTATTTCTACTGGTACTCGAAAATTAGATATGCCATTTATTTCAGATAACCCACTTATTTTTCCTGAAAATCTGATTAATTCTGAAAATATTATCCAATATCCCCAGTAA
- a CDS encoding DUF4878 domain-containing protein: MLKKIVGSLFLIFTVMALSACGDKTDDPGQAAVAFVEAIAEGNGDKAVALIHLGEMEKDPRVEQFNSKFKMIVAETGKQVKEQGGLSKVEIVSVEYSEDKKSAIVTLKTVLKDGVEKTKAQEMINVDGKWKVAFK, encoded by the coding sequence ATGTTAAAGAAAATTGTGGGTTCTCTGTTTTTAATATTTACAGTTATGGCATTATCAGCTTGTGGTGATAAAACAGATGATCCAGGGCAAGCTGCTGTTGCATTTGTCGAAGCAATTGCAGAAGGAAATGGGGATAAAGCTGTAGCATTAATCCATTTGGGTGAAATGGAAAAAGATCCAAGAGTTGAGCAATTTAATAGCAAATTTAAAATGATTGTTGCGGAAACAGGGAAACAAGTTAAAGAGCAAGGCGGTTTAAGCAAGGTAGAAATTGTTAGCGTTGAATATAGCGAAGATAAAAAGAGCGCAATTGTGACATTAAAAACAGTCTTAAAAGATGGTGTTGAAAAAACAAAAGCACAAGAAATGATTAATGTAGATGGTAAATGGAAAGTTGCCTTCAAGTGA
- a CDS encoding XRE family transcriptional regulator — MSIAKRTKDKRIALGLTQSELATLASTTQQSIEQLESGKTKRPRFLPELAKALNCDLAWLLEGEEPTNANSEIPPENEWQPVSEWDSNTPLGADEVEIPYFKSIELAAGDGCCTNEDHNGYKLRFSKSTLRRYGASSQNVICFSVYGDSMSPVIPNGSTVTVDTGNTRIVDGGIYAIEQDALFRIKLLYRQPGGKLIIRSYNKDEFPDESAETDSVKIMGRIIHWSVMAW; from the coding sequence ATGTCTATTGCGAAACGTACCAAAGATAAACGCATTGCGTTAGGTTTAACACAATCAGAACTTGCTACTTTAGCGAGTACAACACAGCAATCCATAGAACAGCTAGAAAGTGGTAAAACTAAACGTCCCCGTTTTTTACCTGAATTAGCAAAAGCACTAAATTGTGATTTAGCTTGGCTACTTGAAGGTGAAGAACCAACCAATGCGAATTCTGAAATTCCACCAGAGAATGAATGGCAACCAGTGAGTGAATGGGATAGTAATACCCCTTTAGGTGCTGATGAAGTGGAAATTCCCTATTTTAAAAGTATCGAACTCGCAGCGGGTGACGGTTGTTGTACTAACGAAGATCATAATGGATATAAATTGAGATTTTCAAAAAGCACATTACGCCGTTATGGCGCATCTTCTCAGAACGTTATTTGCTTTTCTGTTTATGGCGATAGTATGTCACCTGTTATTCCAAATGGCTCAACGGTCACTGTTGATACAGGCAACACACGTATTGTTGATGGTGGCATTTATGCTATCGAACAAGATGCCTTATTCAGAATAAAACTACTCTATCGTCAACCAGGCGGTAAGTTGATTATACGTAGCTATAACAAAGACGAATTTCCTGATGAATCAGCAGAAACAGACTCTGTAAAAATTATGGGTCGCATTATTCATTGGTCAGTAATGGCATGGTAA
- a CDS encoding ABC transporter ATP-binding protein, with protein sequence MLEIRSLTTGILKDVSLNVEKGTCLGISGTSGSGKTTLLNAIAGYTSYTGDIYLADKNINKQPVWLRSCRYLNQRLYLFPFMTVTQNLWLAQYGAKQKRSKERETAILEQMGIAHLAARYPHQISGGEQQRVALARALISQPKLLLLDEPFSSLDWETRYQLWDLIDSLKSKDITMIMVTHEPREIRALADKTVLLSKGQVVTENSIL encoded by the coding sequence ATGCTAGAAATTCGTTCATTAACAACGGGTATATTAAAAGATGTTTCGCTGAACGTAGAGAAAGGAACATGCTTAGGAATAAGTGGTACATCTGGAAGTGGAAAAACAACGCTTTTAAATGCGATTGCTGGATATACTTCATATACTGGTGATATCTACCTTGCAGATAAAAATATAAATAAACAACCAGTGTGGTTACGTTCTTGTCGATATTTAAATCAACGGCTTTATTTATTTCCGTTTATGACGGTGACACAAAATTTATGGTTAGCACAGTATGGTGCAAAGCAGAAACGAAGTAAGGAGAGAGAAACGGCGATATTAGAGCAAATGGGAATTGCACATCTCGCAGCACGTTATCCTCATCAAATTTCAGGAGGGGAGCAGCAACGCGTCGCATTGGCGAGAGCTCTTATTAGCCAACCCAAACTTTTACTACTGGATGAACCTTTTTCGAGTTTGGATTGGGAAACACGTTATCAGCTTTGGGATTTAATCGATTCCTTAAAATCTAAGGACATAACGATGATCATGGTTACTCATGAACCTCGTGAAATTAGGGCCTTAGCGGATAAAACGGTTTTATTGTCTAAAGGACAAGTTGTTACTGAAAACTCAATACTATGA
- a CDS encoding ABC transporter permease: MFRWALIPLFLLLFLILGSLIALICQLSYVELRQVITDPEFHFAIGMSLSTALTSLCLAMILGVPAAWAMARIPFKGHRFIDALLDLPLVTPPLVIGIGLLLLLGNQGPLTGVFPELSRSLFSPLGIIIAQTYVASAIIMRNSLSAFKSVDPAYIQTAQNLGLTPTKTFFLIEIPLCWPALMSGSIIAFSRALGEFGATLMLAGATRLKTETLPMAIYLNIASGDFTLAIGCALVLIAIAITLLFALHRLQRERKISC; this comes from the coding sequence GTGTTTCGATGGGCATTAATTCCACTTTTTTTGTTGTTATTTCTGATCTTAGGATCGCTAATTGCACTAATATGCCAGCTTTCTTATGTTGAATTGAGGCAAGTCATTACTGATCCTGAATTCCATTTTGCTATTGGTATGTCACTTAGTACAGCGTTAACTTCTTTATGTCTGGCTATGATCCTAGGTGTACCAGCCGCATGGGCGATGGCAAGGATCCCTTTTAAAGGACATCGTTTTATTGATGCATTATTAGATTTACCCTTGGTGACTCCTCCATTAGTTATCGGTATCGGATTATTATTATTGTTAGGAAATCAGGGGCCTTTAACAGGAGTTTTTCCTGAGTTATCTCGCTCTCTCTTTTCACCATTGGGTATTATTATTGCTCAAACTTATGTCGCTAGCGCGATTATTATGAGAAATAGCCTCTCTGCTTTTAAATCTGTTGATCCTGCTTATATTCAAACTGCACAAAATCTAGGATTAACGCCAACAAAAACATTCTTCCTTATTGAGATCCCACTGTGTTGGCCCGCTTTGATGAGTGGAAGCATCATTGCATTTTCTAGAGCCTTAGGCGAATTTGGCGCTACGTTAATGTTAGCTGGTGCAACAAGATTAAAAACAGAAACGTTACCTATGGCAATTTATTTAAATATCGCCAGCGGAGACTTCACTCTGGCAATAGGTTGTGCACTTGTTCTTATCGCTATCGCGATTACTTTACTATTTGCGTTACATCGTTTGCAGCGAGAAAGGAAAATATCATGCTAG
- the modA gene encoding molybdate ABC transporter substrate-binding protein, whose product MKRQLLAGLGLALGLICHNTFAAELHLYAGAGLKQPVEQVVSVFEKETGNKVTIEYGGSGQILTRFNLTKQGDLFFPGSQDYVEKLDKEGQVVNQYSIVRHIPVIAVRKDKVGDIKTLEDLANSSLKLGMGDAKAIALGKSGEQLIDASGQGDKLRDKVVVRTATIKQLLMYLLNGEVDAAIIGYADAMKNQDKLVLLPVPEGSPEEVATLAVLKTSANPKEAQLLADYFTRAEGIKAFTDYGFLPVISKP is encoded by the coding sequence ATGAAACGCCAATTGCTTGCTGGTTTAGGACTAGCATTAGGATTAATTTGTCATAATACATTTGCCGCTGAGCTTCATCTTTATGCAGGAGCTGGGTTAAAACAACCCGTAGAGCAAGTTGTAAGTGTATTTGAAAAAGAGACAGGAAATAAAGTCACTATTGAATATGGCGGTTCAGGTCAAATATTAACACGCTTTAATTTAACTAAGCAGGGGGATTTATTCTTTCCTGGTTCACAAGATTATGTGGAAAAGTTAGATAAAGAAGGGCAAGTCGTTAATCAGTATTCTATTGTTCGTCATATTCCAGTTATTGCTGTGCGTAAAGATAAAGTGGGTGATATTAAAACACTAGAAGATCTGGCGAATAGCTCATTAAAACTAGGAATGGGTGATGCTAAAGCTATCGCATTAGGCAAAAGTGGCGAGCAACTGATTGATGCGTCAGGTCAAGGCGATAAATTACGTGATAAAGTTGTTGTGCGCACTGCAACGATTAAACAATTGCTTATGTATTTATTAAATGGGGAAGTGGATGCCGCCATTATTGGATATGCAGATGCAATGAAAAACCAAGATAAACTTGTTTTACTTCCAGTTCCTGAAGGCAGCCCAGAAGAAGTGGCAACACTTGCTGTTTTAAAAACATCAGCAAATCCAAAAGAAGCACAATTACTTGCTGATTATTTTACGCGTGCTGAAGGGATAAAGGCTTTTACTGATTATGGTTTTCTTCCTGTAATTTCGAAACCATAG
- a CDS encoding sugar-binding transcriptional regulator, producing MDNNSLKNASLFDNDPVLYAAWLYYQDGLSQSEVANIMGVSRVTVVKYLHLAREKGFVNINLDSSVFSTIDYAIRIKAKFDLNNVLILPDEEKNKSQHTLNMNRERLAKAGAMYLSQIINDDDILGVAWGRTIYKLGNYLPPKSLKNITVLQMIGAVAPQPDFKTTEAAALIANKLSGCSINLHVPAVVSSARLAMELQAEPIIRRNFSALNQCNKALFVVGNTRDDNPLVTTGVLTSSEMAQYRDLGAVGVICGRFYDAQGNPLVSDIDLRIMGISLAQLRQITQRLFIAGGVENIQATIGAIKGGYATDIVIDEVTALALLELDN from the coding sequence ATGGATAATAATTCGCTAAAAAACGCGAGTTTATTTGATAATGATCCCGTTCTCTATGCTGCATGGCTTTACTATCAGGACGGGCTCAGCCAAAGTGAAGTTGCAAATATAATGGGTGTTTCTCGTGTCACAGTAGTGAAATATTTGCATCTAGCTAGAGAAAAAGGATTCGTAAATATTAACTTGGATTCATCAGTATTTTCTACGATTGATTATGCCATAAGAATAAAAGCAAAATTCGATCTTAATAATGTGCTTATTTTACCTGATGAAGAAAAGAATAAATCGCAACACACTTTAAATATGAACAGAGAAAGATTAGCGAAGGCAGGAGCGATGTATCTTTCTCAGATAATTAATGACGATGATATTTTAGGTGTTGCTTGGGGACGAACAATTTATAAATTGGGTAATTATCTTCCACCCAAATCATTAAAAAACATCACAGTACTGCAAATGATAGGTGCAGTGGCACCACAGCCTGATTTTAAAACAACAGAAGCCGCCGCGTTAATCGCAAACAAGTTATCAGGGTGCAGTATTAATTTGCATGTACCTGCGGTGGTGTCTAGCGCACGTCTAGCAATGGAACTTCAAGCGGAGCCTATTATTAGACGTAATTTTTCAGCGCTGAATCAGTGTAATAAAGCTCTGTTTGTTGTGGGTAATACACGAGATGACAATCCTCTGGTAACAACGGGGGTTTTAACGAGCAGTGAAATGGCTCAATATCGTGATTTGGGTGCTGTGGGCGTAATTTGTGGGCGTTTTTATGATGCGCAAGGCAATCCTTTGGTTTCTGATATTGATCTTAGGATTATGGGAATAAGCCTTGCTCAATTAAGACAAATAACACAGCGACTTTTTATTGCAGGTGGCGTGGAAAATATTCAGGCAACAATAGGGGCGATAAAAGGAGGTTACGCCACTGATATTGTGATTGATGAAGTGACTGCGTTGGCATTATTAGAGTTAGATAATTAG
- the cutA gene encoding divalent-cation tolerance protein CutA: MIIAYSTAPNETIANEIAHYLINAKLAACVNLIPQVKSIYCWNNKIIEDNEILMMIKSEKSKQQNLIDTLVEIHPYDTPEVIIIPIENGFKGYLNWIHTSLN; this comes from the coding sequence ATGATAATTGCATACTCAACAGCACCAAATGAAACCATCGCTAATGAAATTGCTCACTACCTCATCAATGCGAAACTTGCTGCTTGTGTAAATTTAATCCCTCAAGTCAAATCTATTTATTGTTGGAATAATAAAATTATTGAAGATAATGAAATACTTATGATGATAAAATCCGAAAAGAGTAAACAACAAAACTTAATTGATACTCTTGTCGAAATACATCCTTACGATACTCCTGAAGTAATTATAATACCGATTGAAAATGGTTTTAAAGGTTATCTTAATTGGATCCATACATCCTTAAATTAA
- the sra gene encoding stationary-phase-induced ribosome-associated protein, whose product MKTNRVARRILGLPYNLSRSKKKVRFSIIASTNAENVPAELKNTAKVCLKQDLRKKAEHKRIYMKLTDAYPEYLATN is encoded by the coding sequence GTGAAAACAAACAGAGTCGCAAGACGTATTTTAGGTTTACCTTATAATTTAAGTCGGTCTAAAAAGAAAGTGCGTTTTTCCATTATTGCCTCTACAAACGCTGAAAATGTACCTGCTGAGTTAAAAAACACAGCTAAAGTCTGTTTAAAACAGGATCTCAGAAAGAAAGCAGAGCATAAGCGTATCTATATGAAGTTAACTGATGCTTATCCAGAGTATCTTGCAACCAATTAA
- a CDS encoding DNA polymerase beta superfamily protein, whose translation MKLTIEDIKPYLLFESIAGSRSHNLATETSDTDIKGVFYLPRDLFYGLEYTTQVSNETNDIVYYELGRFIELLCASNPNILELLNSPEHVVIYRHPLISLIKPEWFLSKTCVQTFVHYAQGQIKKAQGLNKKIVNPVEKKLKTILDFCYVIEDGKTILINTWLENRHWKQEHIGLTKLAHAQDIYAIFYDDKATYQGIIKKESANDVLLSSISKTAKLEGYLSFNKEGYSAYRKQYHEYWQWVEQRNDVRYQQNIDHGRSYDSKNMMHTFRLLYIALGIAQEGKVKVWCDNRDELLAIKTGQFSYNELLERSETLIKNIENAFQLSTLPDEIEPSIAEVALINIRKELYK comes from the coding sequence ATGAAGCTGACCATTGAAGATATAAAACCTTATCTTTTATTTGAAAGTATCGCTGGAAGTCGTTCACATAACCTTGCGACGGAAACATCGGATACAGATATTAAAGGTGTATTTTATCTCCCTAGAGATCTTTTTTATGGGTTGGAATACACGACGCAAGTCAGTAATGAAACCAATGATATCGTTTATTATGAACTAGGACGATTTATAGAACTATTGTGTGCATCTAATCCTAATATTTTAGAACTACTTAATTCACCTGAACATGTGGTTATTTATCGGCACCCTTTAATATCATTAATAAAACCAGAATGGTTTTTATCTAAAACTTGTGTTCAAACATTTGTGCATTATGCACAAGGTCAGATTAAAAAAGCTCAAGGATTAAACAAAAAAATAGTAAATCCAGTCGAAAAAAAATTAAAAACTATTCTCGACTTTTGTTATGTGATTGAAGACGGAAAAACAATTTTAATCAATACTTGGTTAGAAAATCGACATTGGAAACAAGAACATATTGGATTAACAAAACTCGCCCATGCTCAAGATATTTATGCAATTTTTTATGATGATAAAGCGACTTATCAAGGAATAATAAAAAAAGAAAGTGCAAATGATGTATTGCTAAGCAGTATTTCTAAAACAGCAAAACTAGAAGGTTATCTTAGTTTTAATAAAGAAGGTTATAGCGCATATCGCAAACAATATCATGAATATTGGCAGTGGGTTGAACAACGTAATGATGTCCGTTATCAACAAAACATTGATCATGGACGAAGTTACGATAGTAAAAATATGATGCATACCTTTAGATTGCTTTATATCGCATTAGGGATCGCACAAGAAGGGAAAGTGAAGGTTTGGTGTGATAATCGAGATGAATTATTGGCAATTAAAACTGGTCAGTTTAGTTATAATGAATTATTAGAGCGTAGTGAAACACTTATCAAGAATATTGAGAATGCATTTCAACTAAGTACATTGCCTGATGAAATTGAGCCTTCAATCGCAGAAGTTGCACTTATAAATATAAGAAAAGAGCTTTATAAATAG
- a CDS encoding DNA polymerase beta superfamily protein, translating into MHNEILKKLPQIEQDHQVKLLYVAESGSRAWGFASTDSDYDVRGIFIHPRNAYLSIDKPKETFEWIENSWFDVGAWDITKALHLLRKSNCILLEWLQSPIIYQEYPNVQKELFELAKLFYQPKVIVHHYRGIAKVVSGYSPENNSKNEISVESIKLKKWFYLLRSLLSAYWTVKTGDIPPMELDKLIKILTVEEQKAIEELVEFKSDKDEHFTWVPTEAMQHLVIFLWQETNVQLAKRTVPDNDILNNWFRKKLDEADH; encoded by the coding sequence ATGCATAATGAGATATTAAAAAAATTACCGCAAATAGAACAAGATCATCAAGTTAAACTACTTTATGTTGCAGAAAGTGGTAGCCGAGCTTGGGGATTTGCTTCAACAGATAGTGATTATGATGTGAGAGGTATTTTTATACACCCTCGCAATGCTTATCTTTCTATCGATAAACCTAAAGAAACCTTTGAATGGATAGAAAACAGTTGGTTTGATGTCGGCGCTTGGGATATTACCAAAGCACTGCATTTATTACGTAAATCGAACTGTATATTATTAGAATGGCTTCAATCACCGATAATTTATCAAGAATATCCTAATGTTCAAAAAGAGTTATTTGAGCTTGCAAAACTCTTTTATCAACCCAAAGTGATTGTTCATCATTATCGAGGAATTGCTAAAGTTGTGAGTGGATATTCTCCTGAAAATAACTCAAAGAATGAGATTAGTGTAGAGTCAATAAAATTAAAAAAATGGTTCTATCTATTACGTTCTCTTTTATCCGCTTATTGGACAGTAAAAACGGGTGACATTCCGCCTATGGAGTTGGATAAGCTGATAAAAATCTTAACTGTTGAAGAACAAAAAGCCATCGAAGAGCTAGTAGAATTTAAATCAGACAAAGATGAGCATTTTACTTGGGTTCCAACAGAAGCGATGCAACATCTAGTGATTTTTTTATGGCAAGAGACAAATGTTCAATTAGCAAAAAGAACAGTACCAGATAATGATATTTTAAATAATTGGTTTAGGAAGAAATTAGATGAAGCTGACCATTGA